One Bradyrhizobium sp. CCGB12 genomic window carries:
- a CDS encoding adenylate/guanylate cyclase domain-containing protein, whose translation MPIFNQSIRRKIVGIALGLIVLMLVTSILSMVMSSQVGVLLDELTNRYIPAYGNLARANIRSLERSLALRRMVMVKMQESSDEEAYAARLKEFEEADHRIEEETSSARKFINAIIDDTRTPSDNAALARIDTRIETAVSELRHGMTEDHAKLLRQIDAKQVPDARGTLEHLDVLRDQFNQKIDAIRADMLKQVFAATSTVIGRQHQAIIISGAVTVLAAVVGFVFALMVSSGITRPVRLLLAGTREVEAGRFDKTITVSTQDEIGELAAAFNRMIEQLRHNERIRETFGRYIDPKVVQGLIDRPEVSIDGQRRVMTIMFCDMSGFTSMSEGMTPRGLVKVMNHYFTVMSGPIRSNRGVIDKYIGDAIMAYWGPPFIEEDEPALFACYAAIDMADQVPALQKQLPDLLGIRAMPVPCDLRIGIATGEVLTGSIGSELMMSFTVMGDAVNLASRLEMVNKVYGTRILISQATADAIGSNLELREIDRLAVAGQSEPQAIFEVMSKAHGLSIPQESLRTHYAEGLAAYRAQRFDDARAAFNSALEAVPGDGPSRTLLGRIAQFEANPPAKGWDGAWRLEQK comes from the coding sequence ATGCCGATTTTCAACCAGTCGATCCGGCGCAAGATCGTCGGCATCGCCCTCGGATTGATCGTCCTGATGCTGGTCACCTCGATCCTGTCGATGGTGATGTCGAGCCAGGTCGGCGTCCTGCTTGATGAGCTGACCAACCGCTACATTCCAGCGTACGGCAACCTGGCCCGCGCCAATATCCGCTCGCTGGAGCGTTCGCTGGCGCTGCGGCGCATGGTGATGGTGAAGATGCAGGAATCCTCGGACGAGGAGGCCTATGCCGCGCGCCTCAAAGAGTTCGAAGAGGCCGATCACAGGATCGAGGAGGAGACCTCGAGCGCGCGAAAATTCATCAACGCGATCATCGACGATACCAGGACGCCGTCCGACAATGCCGCGCTGGCGCGGATCGACACCCGCATCGAGACCGCCGTCTCCGAGCTGCGCCACGGCATGACCGAGGACCACGCAAAACTCCTCAGGCAGATCGACGCCAAGCAAGTGCCGGACGCGCGCGGCACGCTGGAGCATCTCGACGTCTTGCGCGACCAGTTCAACCAGAAGATCGACGCCATCCGCGCCGATATGCTGAAGCAGGTGTTCGCCGCCACGTCGACGGTGATCGGCCGCCAGCATCAGGCGATCATCATTTCGGGCGCTGTCACTGTCCTCGCCGCTGTGGTCGGCTTTGTCTTTGCGCTGATGGTTTCCAGCGGCATCACGCGGCCGGTGCGGCTGCTCCTCGCTGGCACCCGCGAGGTCGAGGCGGGCCGTTTCGACAAGACCATCACTGTGTCCACGCAGGATGAGATCGGCGAGCTCGCCGCCGCCTTCAACCGCATGATCGAGCAGCTGCGGCACAACGAGCGCATCCGCGAGACGTTTGGCCGCTATATCGATCCGAAGGTAGTGCAGGGGCTGATCGACCGGCCGGAGGTCTCCATCGACGGCCAGCGCCGGGTGATGACCATCATGTTCTGCGACATGAGCGGCTTCACCTCGATGAGCGAAGGCATGACGCCGCGTGGCCTCGTCAAGGTAATGAACCACTATTTCACGGTGATGTCCGGCCCGATCCGGAGCAATCGCGGCGTCATCGACAAATATATCGGTGACGCCATCATGGCCTATTGGGGTCCGCCCTTCATCGAGGAGGACGAGCCGGCGCTGTTTGCCTGCTACGCGGCCATCGACATGGCCGATCAGGTGCCCGCGCTGCAGAAGCAGCTGCCGGACCTGCTCGGGATCCGCGCCATGCCCGTGCCCTGCGACTTGCGCATCGGCATCGCGACCGGCGAAGTCCTGACCGGCAGCATCGGCTCCGAGCTGATGATGAGCTTTACCGTGATGGGCGATGCCGTGAACCTCGCCTCGCGCCTCGAGATGGTCAACAAGGTCTACGGCACCCGCATCCTGATCTCGCAGGCCACCGCGGATGCGATTGGATCGAACCTCGAGCTGCGCGAGATCGATCGTCTCGCTGTGGCCGGCCAGAGCGAGCCGCAGGCCATCTTCGAGGTGATGAGCAAGGCGCACGGGCTCAGCATCCCGCAGGAGAGCCTGCGCACGCACTATGCCGAAGGTCTCGCCGCCTATCGCGCGCAGCGCTTCGACGACGCCCGCGCCGCCTTCAACTCGGCGCTTGAAGCGGTACCCGGCGACGGTCCCTCGCGCACGCTGCTCGGCCGCATCGCGCAGTTCGAGGCCAATCCGCCGGCCAAGGGGTGGGACGGCGCCTGGCGGCTGGAGCAGAAATAG